Proteins encoded within one genomic window of Deltaproteobacteria bacterium:
- a CDS encoding flavin reductase, with protein MDTKILRKISYGVYIVSSRKGERINAQTANAVMQVTSDPPQFALGINKENLTHEFIKESRVLAVSVLSQEAPLNLIGKFGFKSGRKVDKFDGVSYRLGKNGCPVLQEHTVGYLECKVVKDLDAGTHTIFIGEVVDGQVFKEGEPMSYAYYHLVKRGTTPKTAPTYVETKKEEKQ; from the coding sequence ATGGACACCAAGATCTTACGCAAGATCAGCTACGGCGTTTACATCGTGAGTTCCAGAAAGGGAGAACGCATCAACGCCCAGACGGCCAACGCAGTAATGCAGGTTACATCAGACCCTCCGCAGTTTGCCTTGGGGATCAATAAGGAGAATCTCACCCATGAATTCATCAAGGAAAGCCGTGTGCTTGCCGTCTCAGTCCTCTCGCAGGAGGCCCCTTTGAACCTCATCGGGAAGTTCGGGTTCAAGTCGGGTAGGAAGGTGGACAAATTCGATGGCGTCTCCTACCGCCTGGGCAAGAACGGCTGCCCGGTCCTTCAGGAGCACACCGTGGGCTATCTGGAATGCAAGGTGGTAAAGGACCTTGACGCAGGAACCCACACGATCTTCATCGGGGAAGTGGTAGATGGTCAGGTCTTCAAGGAGGGGGAGCCTATGAGCTACGCCTATTACCACCTGGTGAAGAGGGGGACCACGCCCAAGACGGCCCCTACTTATGTGGAGACAAAAAAGGAGGAG